Part of the Mya arenaria isolate MELC-2E11 chromosome 8, ASM2691426v1 genome, ATGAAGTTATTTTGATTCTCTGAAACTTGAAAGACATTTTTCTAAAGTTGGCGCGACTGCAAACTTAAAGTCTATATGATTTCAGATGCAAAATGCTGATAATGTGGATAATGAcactacaaatacttttttgttcTGAGCTACTCGTAAGCGGTACAGCCATGCTGTCCGAACCGCTATAGGCCGAATACTGGTCAAATACTGGCGAAACTTCGTGCATAATTTCATTATTAGAACCGCACCTTACCAGCGGGTGCTGAAAAGACGTGGGTCTGTTTTTGACGTCGGATAACGGGACGTAGTCGCTTGGCCTTTGTCCTACGTACAGATAACTGTGTCTATTGTCATACTCCGTTTTCATCAGCTCATACTCGACATGAGGCAGGGAAATCCCTAAAAGGACACACCCCTCTGTTGACGTCACATCCTGCGTCACACCCGTTTTCCAATTTCCGGAATCCCCGCATTTATTTCCGGCGTAACTGTTCATGTACATCAGCATCTGGTAGTTTTGGGGGGTAATTTTAAGTCTTGAGGTTTCGAAAATGAATTCACTTGCTGATGGTATAACATCCGATTTTCCTGACAACACATACGTTCCCTTTATTGCTATACTATAACTAGCTTCCGAACAGTCGGGGTCTCTATAAAATTCATAGACGCCCTGAAAGGAGCGCCACCCAAGGAAGGATAGATGGCGGGTCAGGAACTGACCGTTTGGACGTGTCTCGCACCGCTCACTCACCCACTCTCCTGAAAGTGCCACCTCGTGGTGCTGACTAATCAAAAGCGCCGGCGGACGACGGTGATTAGCGCTCGAAAGAATGGAACAGACCTCGCATCCGGGTGTCTAAAAGATACgaatataatttttttagcGACATATTAAACACTATAATTATTGGAATTGTAGCACAGTCGGTCTGTTGATTTAAGAATGGGTAATTAAATATGTGGTAAGCACGCATGTTTTGTACCTGTTTAATATAGAAACGTCCAGTTCTATGATTAAGATACACATGTTAATTATCAAACAGACAGTCACGGAAAGGgtatgatgttgaaaatgaaaaccCTTAAATTATCTCTCTTTTTTCAGACAATTAGAAGAATGGAGGCGGTCGAGTTTCAATCTCTAGCACCATAAATCTAATAGTTTTAATAAGAAGACAGTAAATTTCCCAGAAAATGGCCTTTTAATGACCCGTGGGGCACGCGCTTTGGTGTCGCGAGAGAAGCATGCGATCTGAAATTGTCGTCTGCTTTGCCACTTTTCGCTGAGGGCGACTCATTATGGAGTAGTTAACTGTGGATTAATGGACACTTGTTATGATTGCAAAAAGGACACTTTTTCCGTCGTTGGATATTCGTATGTCATTTATCGAGGAAAGAGAACAAATGGGCTTGATGTAGTGCAAATATTCAGTGAAAAAAACACGTATTGGCGGTTAATCCTTTGCGATTTTTCAAGCATTTCCTAGCAGTAAAGATATTgttacattaaaatatgtaatacgTACTTACTGACTCGTAATGATTTAGCTATCAAAATATCGGTTCAACTTTCTTTTATGTAGCAAAACTTCCATAGTGCCTGAACTGGCACTGTTTGAGATTATTAATGATGACTAAGATTAACTTGTTTCTTAAGTCATAATCACATTAATCGGTAGTTAAGATTTAAAAGTCTGTATAAATTCTTAcataattgtaaacaaacagGTCTGGATTTTTAATCCAATAACAACAGATTTTCCTAAAGATGAACGTCGCGGATTAAAAAGATGAAGTTAAAACTTTGGCTTTCCACCCCGGGATCAGGAAGGTATCAAAGCAGATTAAACGAGACTCTAGGTCTGGTTAAAACTTACAATGACTTGAGGATCAACTCAGATCGTCTTTTGAAAACGAACAAAACGGGTATCAAAGTCAACTCATAAATAAAACAGCCCTGACTTTAAATGACTGTTCTCTACTAGCTTGGTGTTGGTGATGTCTCTATATTAACCAGTGCGCATGCCCGAACCGCTCCATAACCGActttacaatatgtttttttaactaaatgaaACTTTGATAGTGGTTTTCATTAGAAGCTTTCAATCGATAAAATAAGATTCCATCCGGCGATCCCATAGGCGGACACGTGAGCGTAAACACTACATTACATTTCAATCAGAATGTCAATACTCTGTCCAATCATTTAATACCTCagatatatacaaaacatgtgGCCGTGAATTATCCTCGTAAAGTACTTGATATAAAACACATGGAAGGAGGAAAAGCCTCTATTTTAAACATTCTCAATTTACAGAACCATACAGTAGTAAAGCTAAGTGAAACATCATAACAATcacattatttatcatttttacgATGTCGAGCTTAATCCCTCCTAAGTATAGCTGAATGAAAATTATAAGCATTAAATGTATAACTCTTTTTTGTTGGCCACTTATAAAAAACTGTAATAACTCGCGTGAAATTGTTTAGTAGTTGGATAAGATTTATAGATACAATACAAGAATGTTAAAAAAGGCGTTTTGGTATCTTCATCGTAAGTTTATAGTTCGCATGAGTTGTTTCAcaagtttaagtttatttttttaaattttggtatgAAGTATTATAATACAACAGTTGTATATCTTACACCATTGTATGTACACGTTATGAGATACACTCCCCGCCACCCCCCGAATACACTGTACGATTGTTTTGCCTgtttttaggctgtaggccgctagacctgcagacttttataaccgtatctcggaaatcgcatcggcagatcgacataacattttaaacttttggcgaattaatgcgcgcagGGCTTATCAACCCCAGCGCGGTTAGAACTGCGGTGGTCACCGAccttatttacattaacatttacatcgaaATACCTAGTAAGCAATCTGCTCTAATAGCTACggactgcgttctgcatattaATTAGCTTGCTATAAATAGCGCTGTAATGAGTTTTTTAAtctatgttatgcggttaatatagttcgaataagctgcgttttgtgtaatataacgcaattgaaattgtacaagaagcaataattttaatatcggcgagttacagaacgcaatattaaaatcagaatccgcaaatagtttcaaaatgaacgcgtactgaatgaaataaatacatgtattcagaagtcattgttgatcgtctcatgcacttaAGGGTCATTAtataaagcaatcattatgcaataaagcatttGTATCTAAGACTGGTAGCGAtcatattgcgtaattagtgactcgttttgaatggaaatcggacaggtcaactttactggaacatgagtcattgtttggtccaaattgatgtatcaagctcatttttgatcaaattctgactaaacaacagttatgaacaaatatcttttcacaaatagcgatataagcactggtctggatatacctcaacataagtaagcggctaagtttatcacctaatattttgtttttatttgcagcataatccgggattgtaatatacttgttaattgtaaccactgccccgcccacccctcacccttgttccaggggtataccggggacagcagaggcaatgggctgtgtttttttacctttcaggtggccccgcagtgcctagtgaaagTGCTTTTGTCTTCATAATGAAGATAGACAGGAGTGGgtctcacataggtattcggggttgcggggccatttggcagggattttaccagcagtgtgtccctgcagtcGGGTAtattacccgggttttgagaaaCCGGAAGtcaaaaaagtactctgaaaaatacccttgttctttttgttttaataagcacatgtcattgcatttcctgtgataataaaaacaaaatttagtctatgttatatggagtctgatgttcgatgatgcctgtgtaagtgatcattttttacaaatcccaaatcaatcctaagttatgtttaaatacagttgcatatgatgttaaactgattcaggtagatttatataagtcgtttcaaactttttactaaaagcagggttatttattattatgaatgatcgtcatattaaagtacgttttaattatataagacatAAGATTTGtcgatataatgtttgtactaaacacggatgaataaatagtatgtattccgacattttcccaatgtccattagaggttcagttcaagaacgcattaaaatgggtttaagggcaattattttgaacaatctttcttatttatattgaatataaggaaaaatatatttttcgctcgcttcgttttttatgaaaactgacaaacttttatttttattttttttcgctcgctcgctccaatttttttgggcaaaaatccgagtaactaaacattaatttggtgtggccttaccGGTATTTGCCTGTGTTTAGATTTTGCTTCGGCCGAGGACTGAtcatatctacatgtacattgtagttaaGAATATAATGTTGGCCATTCGGACAGGTTTATTCCCCGGAAATAAACTCTGAGAAGTCGTTAAAACCAGGAAAGAATATGGATTATattatgatgcaattaaatggTAATTATgcgtaaaatatcaattcatgatattttaaattaaattataatacttCACTTTATCCTACAATCAGTTTTTTTGGTGATTGTAGTtcatttataagtatatttttatgttttaaattgcctaAATCGGCTATTTCTtgtcaataataacaattttgattgaaattgttAGTTGttacttgtgtttgtaaaatatgtgaCGCATAAAACCATTCTCTTGTGTAAGTATATACAAACAACCTTTTAACCAttactaaatgaatattatacacttttaccattcaaatcaaatcgTGTAAAGCGTTGACAGGCTATCGACCTGCTACAATATGTATCATAGTCATATCATGCCgaatgaaaatgaaagtatgtgaatatttctcagtttgtctcagtTTGTAATTTCAGTCTTATATCTTGAACATGTAGTATAATGcgtatgcatatttaaaaaaaaaactgatataaatctgttcattttgtccacgagtgaTAATGTATAgggcattattaagatacatgtatatcaaacatacagggaataaatagtatgtgggtGATTCGATCCAGTAGTGTTTGTCGATGTAGAAagaaggtttaaacataaacataattaatatatccAATATTTTGTTGGGAGGCATTTGGTTAAGCCGGCATATCCaggtagtaaattaaatacgcataaaacaagtttgaagtgtagagtagattttactaaacattccttaatgctttatccgtggcagtgcattgtttatgaaaccaaagctccaggttttatatgatattgagaattactccataccttataagtaactatttgatgtattccAAATTTCAAGTGACTTGTACTTCATGATCCCAttgaaaatcaacatttaactCTAAAAGTTTTCGCGAAGGAAATTATGAGCGAgcatattctatttttagatgtttatgttaataattatgttttacatgactatactcacaaaacaatgcaggccgaaagccattcaacgctttaagcgctttgatttaaTAACCCGAATGTTCTTTTACTTGATAATCGGTTTGTGTTGTAAGGTCCAAATGACGAACATTTCGTATGTTTACGTATATCCCTTCATGACTGGAATGATCCTCGGGTAGattgcataatttattttcGTTCACGGTAATATATCGTTTAATCTTTGCAAATAGGTCacattatgttaaatattaacatatatgataTCAGTTATagctttaaatattatttagatTGTTAGGAGTAATAGGAGAAAACGACCTTACATTACATTCATGCTTTGATATCTGTGCATGTATGACCATACAAAACAGAATACTGCTGTAAGAAATTCCTCGGGTACATCGCATGAATGTTTGCCCCATTAACCCCACCATTTCTTCTCCCACAAAATAACTATATCCTACTGTTAAACAGCCAGTTAACAAGAAACACTGTGTCTGTGTGAATCATTTTATGTTTCCAAAGACATGATACATTTagaaaatacaattgttatgcAACACATATAATTCGTTACTACTTTTTGTACGAAGGAAATTTAAGGAGTGGAAGTCACCTCACAATCAGCCCAGTCAGTTTTCGGCTTCGGTCCGTTCAATAATTGTCAGTGGAGGCCTAAGTGGTCGGTACAGTGTCTTATTCATTATCTTTGTTCCACACCCTGTTTCAATGATGTTCTAAAAATATTGGCAATCTACACCACAATTATCTTATAACAGTCCCATGTTTCAGtatgtataaaagaaaaaaaatgaaaatatcattttcctgaaaaattgtaaaatttaggaaatatttcaGCGGTAAGCTGTTATTATAGTTAACGGACAAATGTTTCGTCATTAAAGTTATCTTaacgaaataaatatattttaaggtggaacgcgactatgaattttttttcgagttactgtctgaaaattggtaaacgaatagaagagcatatgcccaattagggactgtttttacattttcaatattcggaacagatttgaaactatgactcctcaaaatataccactgacgtcaatttcgAGACGTgtctcatatttttgcgttccagctacaataaccaatagtttcaccaattcttcgtttaccgctaagaaatttaaacctcaagtgcgtcttgtgaaaatgttcacgcacatatatttttcgttctcttcttttacgttatttatttaagattcgtctttaacgtcatttttcccgggaaaacggcgtcgtgtttcactgaaaaaagtgcgcctttctttaattcttgaaaaaactgctcgtttaattttgatttttttaaatacatgtattcaatattttattgcaaatcgcctgatatcaaaaaagggtacctcaccgacttcgtttttgcgcagtatcaaataatctaacccctatacctgtttctttttcattacgtattgttataaaacgtacatgtacataattaaatcctcaacatatatgtattaaaaattatacatttatatgaacTTCGATTTAACAGTAAGCAACGGAAGTCTTAGTACACCGATAGATGATACACACACgctatattgttatgcaatgaattacgatccgaacatatccgaagatgttgcgttcatcgattgatgaacgctattgccgaaaggcagttcattgaaggaatggaagttgaggtgtaaatatatgagcGTGAACATTTTCACAAGACGTATTTgacgttgaaatttcatagctgtaaacgaagaattgatgaaaatatcggttattgtagctggaacgcaaaaatatgacagacgtctcaaaattgacgtcagtggcatattttgaaaactcgtagattcaaaactgttccgaatattgaaaaagtaaaaacagtccctaactgggcatatgctcttctattcgtataccaattttcagacagtaactcgaaaaaaaatcatagtcgcCTTCCACCTTAAATTACGATTTGACATTAGAAAGATTTGCCATGATGAACACTAGAACGAAAACTGTCTTATATCCTGATTATTTTCAGCATACAAAAggatttaaaattaaatcacaCGCCTGGCTTGTAAATGATTATCTTTAACCCCCAAACAAATTTGTAACTGAAGCCTCCTTCTAAAAACTCCCCtagtttacaataataaaagatGTTGTCGCCAAAATACTTCTTAAGTGTAAAATTATATGTCTACCAAAATTGGCAAACGACTGTtcacattgtttaaatacttatttaGATTTTGACTCTCGACCCCAGGGATGTATCTTCAATAAAATTAATCTATGTACTGTCATGAATACTTCTGTAGTTAGCCCTTTGATGATAGTGTTCATGTCTGAATGTTTGTAATTATATCCCACTGTACGTGAATactcaaaattatttacataatcgTTATCAAATTTGGTACAATTTATTTGCTATTATAGGGATAATCATTTGCGATTTTTTTAAACGTGATTACTCCAATTGTACACCATCGAACTGGTACAATGCAATGCTAGGTAGTTGAACTAGTTTCCCTTTTCTTCGATTTGCACTTTGAGAGAATATAGTCACGAGACTCGGCAAACAAATACTTAATAGATAATGCCCTTGTACTTA contains:
- the LOC128243283 gene encoding protein APCDD1-like — encoded protein: MMDKINAQFLFIMFGICGTWIVAEVQPRKWAEDDCQRSLRESLAISVKTRSPPKLSGHWTSTKCEVRPGPEFVLRKYVFRKSGFFAQLFYYADEQCSHVTHYVSARGKVKPLGESWRTPGGVQSKYSLSEVKVIPYSEKKAHTFGKLVRRFCPDAKVKTVSPYRKFSIFKFPLRSKRKSTFENLEDFDCTKLFNFTMNELQLLRVERKQLKSIMTKSSEKRLELHLGDVSTEMTYRWQHVPTYYQIPLVKAKTPGCEVCSILSSANHRRPPALLISQHHEVALSGEWVSERCETRPNGQFLTRHLSFLGWRSFQGVYEFYRDPDCSEASYSIAIKGTYVLSGKSDVIPSASEFIFETSRLKITPQNYQMLMYMNSYAGNKCGDSGNWKTGVTQDVTSTEGCVLLGISLPHVEYELMKTEYDNRHSYLYVGQRPSDYVPLSDVKNRPTSFQHPLVRCGSNNEIMHEVSPVFDQYSAYSGSDSMAVPLTSSSEQKSICSVIIHIISILHLKSYRL